The following proteins are co-located in the Cutaneotrichosporon cavernicola HIS019 DNA, chromosome: 3 genome:
- a CDS encoding uncharacterized protein (GRIM-19 protein): MSASRPLRTRASSTMSHPNANPNGFHGFRQDMPPPGGYENVKFKRNLPVRGVGGIAMFGGCIAICALGFWRYGAGVNERRELARENAWSRIYLVPAILAEQDRDEYRRSQAALARETEIMKDVEGWEVGKSVYNTKRYNPGTIAVL; the protein is encoded by the exons ATGAGCGCGTCCAGGCCATTGCGG ACCAGAGCATCATCGACA ATGTCCCACCCGAacgccaaccccaacgGCTTCCACGGTTTCCGGCA GGACATGCCGCCGCCCGGCGGCTACGAAAACGTCAAGTTCAAGCGCAACCTGCCTGTgcgtggcgtcggcggTATCGCAATGTTCGGCGGGTGCATTGCCATTTGCGCCCTTGGTTTCTGGCGCTACGGCGCGGGTGTCAACGAGAGGCG TGAGCTCGCGCGTGAGAACGCGTGGTCGCGCATCTACCTCGTCCCGGCGATCCTGGCAGAGCAGGACCGTGACGAATACCGCCGGTCAcaggcggcgctggcgcgcgagacggAGATTATGAAGGACGTTGAGGGCTGGGAG gtCGGCAAGTCGGTCTACAACACGAAGCGGTATAACCCTGGCACTATTGCCGTCCTCTAA
- a CDS encoding uncharacterized protein (SNARE associated Golgi protein), with protein sequence MPQRSSTAPQPRRLRARTATVSFGQMSRDIAGGVMVETPSEFGIIGPIASSPVSLGGSNSLGVRIGRRTSKSVSGGRPPLSTSASSHRTLGYSNPYAPEAGLSTGGPSGGSPNLGPTRVRNGLKRRISTPNLFKGRSLVPDDDGGAEPDRTTTPIPSGLQASSKGNNVVETRARSTSTSIVVPQTLVPQVESSTTFAEEPTIVTLPSLSSTALPTPPWSGMYVTPPSPPSTAGPRQYQQDYEPHRPEQDNTDLLSSAYDMGETVFSRVISWVRPKRQRRSRRPSYGSDNDSEKGLNGSEDEEFDEKDGGDTRTRSGPEWNVIPGSRLPDSPSYFALPPTPPDDCPYDQMGYPSLPTPAISSQSLSHGGPTKRQRRASRAAALKQAQADGWWVKVYRTVSVSGSGKTAEVLRELGWTVGLLALLFVVSFSLVVYAVMSMPITHLKSMPKSTTDLQLLSADIRAYMKSSNSGWWHTVGVLTYVGCWKHAWSVPGAVVLNILVGSLFDTVPALGLLTLITASGSLGAYMLSRPLAPLIGVLFPKPLALVRAALAPDSVPHPSNVTSVRGETITPVRVSDDPREPPLGSAEDRPNVWSRLFLMRAMGFVPWSGMNVACGVVGVDWRIFWLTTAGGSASWSYVTASVGNILGSLALPTQGEDGVDVQSESLTSLLRDPWLIFKLVALTVLTVLPVLLKRRIGRSPVDDTDSDDDSLSDLPERTLLQPHSMLGLDTGPPSLSIHTANLDSGEEYPSEPASPLAMSLASFTPTPHMFDLLSFGRTAMRQGVRFVVGGARTAVTRAQRVLGDQ encoded by the exons GGCCAGATGTCGCGCGATATCGCAGGGGGTGTCATGGTCGAGACGCCCTCAGAGTTTGGAATAATCGGGCCCATTGCATCGTCGCCAGTCTCATTGGGTGGCTCAAATAGCCTCGGCGTGCGCATAGGAAGACGCACCTCCAAGTCGGTGTCCGGCGGTCGCCCGCCACTGTCCACGAGCGCATCGTCTCACAGAACCCTAGGGTACTCTAACCCATATGCGCCTGAGGCGGGTCTATCAACAGGCGGTCCGAGCGGCGGGTCCCCTAACCTCGGTCCCACACGCGTGCGCAACGGACTCAAGCGCCGCATCTCGACTCCCAACCTATTCAAAGGCCGCTCGCTCGTTcccgacgacgatggcggAGCCGAGCCAGATCGCACCACGACGCCCATTCCGTCTGGACTGCAGGCCTCGTCCAAAGGCAACAATGTTGTCGAGACACGCGCACGCTCAACTTCGACTTCGATCGTCGTCCCTCAGACCTTAGTTCCCCAAGTCGAGtcctccaccaccttcGCGGAAGAACCCACCATCGTCACACTCCCTTCCCTGTCGTCCACCGCTCTCCCAACACCCCCATGGAGTGGAATGTACGTCACGCccccgtcgccgccctcgacggccgGCCCACGCCAGTACCAGCAGGACTATGAGCCGCACCGGCCCGAACAAGATAACACCGACCTGCTCTCGTCGGCATATGACATGGGCGAGACTGTTTTCTCCCGCGTCATCTCGTGGGTCAGGCCAAAGCGGCAACGGCGGTCACGCAGACCATCTTATGGGTCGGACAACGACTCTGAAAAAGGCCTCAACGGCtcagaggacgaggagttTGACGAGAAGGACGGAGGAGACACGCGCACTCGGTCAGGTCCTGAATGGAACGTGATCCCTGGATCGCGTCTGCCGGATTCCCCGAGCTACTTTGCTCTGCCTCCGACCCCACCAGATGACTGCCCGTATGACCAGATGGGGTATCCTTCCCTGCCCACTCCAGCCATCTCGTCACAGTCGCTGTCGCACGGCGGCCCGACGAAACGCCAGCGTCGAGCATCCCGTGCTGCCGCCCTcaagcaggcgcaggccgaTGGCTGGTGGGTCAAGGTGTACCGCACCGTCTCAGTGTCTGGCAGCGGGAAGACTGCCGAGGTGCTCCGCGAGCTTGGCTGGACAGTCGggctccttgcccttctttTTGTTGTGTCGTTCTCGCTTGTGGTCTACGCCGTTATGAGCATGCCTAT cacACACTTGAAGTCGATGCCCAAGTCTACGACCGACTTGCAGCTCCTCTCGGCCGACATTCGCGCATACATGAAGAGCTCGAACTCTGGGTGGTGGCACACGGTCGGTGTGCTCACCTACGTGGGGTGCTGGAAGCACGCATGGAGCGTGCCAGGTGCTGTGGTGCTCAACATCCTCGTCGGTTCGCTGTTCGACACGGTTCCCGCCCTCGGACTCCTCACGTTGATCACCGCTTCTGGCTCACTAGGCGCGTACATGCTGTCTCGCCCACTGGCGCCTCTCATTGGTGTGCTCTTCCCCAagccgctcgcgctcgtccgcGCGGCTCTCGCACCCGACTCTGTTCCCCATCCTTCCAACGTGACCAGCGTTCGCGGCGAGACAATCACTCCCGTTCGCGTATCTGACGACCCGCGTGAACCACCGCTCGGCTCCGCCGAAGACCGTCCGAACGTTTGGAGCCGCCTGTTCCTCATGCGCGCAATGGGCTTCGTTCCGTGGTCAGGCATGAACGTCGCGTGCGGTGTCGTCGGTGTTGACTGGCGCATTTTCTGGCTTACGACGGCTGGTGGCTCTGCGTCGTGGTCGTATGTCACGGCGTCCGTCGGGAACATTCTCGGCAGCCTGGCGCTTCCAACACAGGGCGAAGACGGTGTCGATGTCCAGAGCGAGTCACTCACGAGTCTGCTTCGCGACCCGTGGCTCATCTTCAAACTTGTCGCCCTCACCGTCCTGACGGTGCTGCCTGTGCTCCTAAAGCGCCGCATCGGCCGCAGCCCCGTCGACGACACagacagcgacgacgactcgctTAGCGACCTGCCCGAGCGGACGCTGCTCCAGCCTCACTCCAtgctcggccttgacacTGGACCTCCCAGCCTCTCTATCCACACAgccaacctcgactcggGTGAAGAGTACCCGTCCGAGCCAGCGTCACCGCTGGCCATGTCGCTTGCGAGCTTCACCCCGACGCCACACATGTTTGACCTACTCTCCTTTGGCCGCACAGCGATGCGCCAGGGTGTGCGCTTCGTCGTCGGAGGAGCGCGCACAGCCGTCACGCGTGCTCAGCGCGTGCTTGGCGACCAATGA